TTAGAAATTGggtgttttgtttgaaataagTAGATGGGGAGGGTTAATTTATTTAGGCTTGGGAAGAGAGTGGGCGGTGGTTTAAACTTTAAACGGTGAACGTGGGCGGTTATTTTGGTGAAAAATCAGGTCGTTTCGGACTTGGGAGGCTTTTGGGTTGGGCCTCGGCCCATGGAACAACACAATCAGGGCCCAGAAAGTCATTAGGCCCATTGTTCAGCCTCCATTCTTGTAAAGTTTTTTGCGAcataaatggtgaaaaaaatCTGTGTAAACACTGTTAACTCCGAAACTACAGATTCCAAATGGGatagaattgaaaaggaactaaaacaatactcatcttcttctgctCGCGAACTGATCGACCAGATTTACCCGTCGATATCGTCCAATTCATCGCCGGGAATGACCGGGAAGAACCGGTCTTTGGAAGGCGAGTATTTGTGCCGTCTTCCATCTCAGGCAATGGACTTTTCACTGTCACTATTAGAAATTTGTGAACTCGTGATAGAAATGGTTTTTGGGATTCATGTTTATGAGGTATTGCTGATGCCTACcgctattttcttttggttcttcttcatcttctcctcctcctgaAGCTTGGTTCGTTTGGCGATTCGAAGGTCGATGATNGTGATAGAAATGGTTTTTGGGATTCATGTTTATGAGGTATTGCTGATGCCTACcgctattttcttttggttcttcttcatcttctccacCTCCTGAAGCTTGGTTCGTTTGGCGATTCGAAGGTCGATGATGCTTGGAGGCGGTGGTTTGATCGAGCCGTGCAACTCGACCAAATGGAGGAattcattttttgttaaacttttcttttgaataagATCATCAATCACCACATCCATGAGCTTCCTGTTCTGTTGCAAAATCTATAAAATACAAGAAACAAGGAGATTAAAATGTCGCATTATAAGTATGAAGAAATTTTGTATGATTGTTCGTTTGAACTtcctagaaaaattatggtacCTCTTTTGCACGCTCATAACAAACGTGTAAAATCCGCAAAGCTTCCAAATCAATATCCTGTCAATTCAAGATCCGTCACAGCAAGCTAGACAATGGCAAGGATAACTCAAAAATTCATTCCCGGCGTTTGCCAACCTAGTTTACTTCCAGATGTAAAATGAACCAAGATGCAAACTCTTACTCGTCTGAAAAGGAGAATGGTGAGCCAAATAGGAGCGGAGCAAAAACGGAAGGAGAGGGCACATGgctccattttttaaatataaaaaggtaAGAAAGGTaagattttaaagttttcTCTCACCAGTCTTCTAAAGTTTCAGAAACTGAAAGATTtgatcaaaaagaaaaagaaaagaaaagttactATAACCGCCCGAACCCACTGATAACagaatattgtcctctttgggcttttcctttcaggctttttcacaaggttttttaaaatatgtcggctagagaaaggtttccacacccttataaagaatgtttcgttctctttcccaaccgatgtgggacgaGTCCACCCCCgttggagcccagcgtccttgctggcactcgttctcctctctaattaatgtgggatctcacacttacccggtaaaaaaaattaataaaaaaaactcgacCCTACCCCTCAGGCCAAAGATGGCGAGAATTTTCAGAACAGTGGGATTTTTggatgaagaaaaggaaggtgtTACAAGTCACTAACGTTACACATGGCACAAACCACAAACGGTGTGCATCCGTGTGTTTTTCAGTatgctcttctttttctccttttcagATATATAATCCTGTATTTACACTATAACTATGGACAAATAATTATAGTAAAAGAGGTAAACCATACATTGATTCGATCTGCAACCCAAAAGTTTGACACTCCATAATGTTTCTCGGAAAGGCCTCCAAGAACAAAGGTTCTAGCAGCTGATCTGGCATTGTCTGCTGTTTCAACCCAGATTGTACTCAACTGTAATGCCGAAAAAGATTGCACCACATTTAGACCAGACAATTCTAGAAAAGAAACTACAAGAAAGTGGACGTGGAGATTTGGAAAAGAACATGAGAAGATCTTCCAAATGAGGAATGCAGCAAGTTCACTGTTCAGCatattattcattattatcCTGAATATTCCACTACAATGAAATGACACTAAAATTCTTATACATGATACCCTAACAATAATTATCCCTGCGGAAAAATAAGCAGGACAAAAACAATGTAAAAAGGAAGATTTTGGGTAAACTTTACAATTATTAGCTTCTGTTTTCTCCTTCAATTGACATCTCAcattaaaatccaaatttagCATGTTTAGAAGACATCTAACCTATTATAATTAGACAAGCATCCTACCTGGTCTTCCCCATACCAAAGCTCATCTGCTGCACGTGGTGCTAGTTGAACAGTTATATGGTCCAAGAGGGACTGGCGGCTGCATGAAATCATATGCATGAGCATGagtaataaatacaaaaaacaaatcaagaaaGATTGTGCTATGCATTGTGAATAGAGAACTAATGTGGAAAATGaactaatatgaaatattaaaaaaacattccaGGTTTGGGAAACTATTTGAACTGAAACCCGCAGtagaaaatcataataattatgCAGACTACAACTCATGAGAATGCAACACCCCCTCGAGGACCTCTTACATGATCACAATAAGCTCATTGGTCCTCTCGACAGTGTTTGAAACAGGCGAGAGAAAGAGTTAGAATGGCTAAAACAGAActagaaatagaaatacaCCATACGTGAGCATGCCTTCATTGAACCTCATGGCATCCATTTTCATCCGAACATAACCCAATTCCCTACCAGCTCGAGGTGCAATAGTGACCTGCAGCAGATATAGTCATATCCATATTGTAAATATATTGCAGGTATCAAGTGCAGAAAAACGGCATCTATATTTCAGTATAATGGCATAAAAGTaagcaaaaaaaatcaagatgaggagttcttaataaaattatcatatttcCGAAACATTCTACTCCAGACATGTGGTTTTTTGTGTTGTTGGTACATACTGACAAGTCCTGGAAATtttgtgccaatgaggactcAAAAGTAAGTTATTCAATAAGAGATCACAAAAGAACCCCGATTATTGAGTTCAACCACTCCACGAATATAGAACGTAAAGACGGTGGATAATTCTACTgcatgagaaaaaaaattcagaaagGGAAATGGAAAGTTGATGACTAAGAGACCAGAGACCAtacaaattcaatattttttaggtCAGGGAAGTTCATAGCAACAACAGCCATTGCTGCCTCATTAAGGGCCACTTGCTTCCACGTCTCTAGGCTTCTTTCCTTCTTATCCAACATTCCCCTTTCTTCTATTTGAGCAGCTTGCAATAAATCATCAGTTGTAATCTGCACAAATCAGAGAATTACTTCCTAAAAATAGGGCAATCTATTGCATGGtcgaattaaaaatatttcgaTCAGAAGCCTAAAGTCacaaaagaagggaaaagaaaaattaataatatgaacGATAACTAGAAAAAGACTAGTATTTTGTTAGCAATATGGGAGAGAAATATTAAAGATATATGCAGGAGGGTATTAGAAGCGTACATTTGTCGTTGGTGAAGAGTTGGTTAGTGAAAGGTGGGTCGTAAATCGAATGTGTTAGGGGCGTTTGGAGGTAGGTAGAGTTTGGAGAGTAGTTTTTGAAGGAACCAAGCTTCTCAAAGTGCTTGGATATTgtaattttcctttcttaCTTGATTTCCTGTCCATTTCTATTGTAATTTCTTACTCCTATAACCGAGGAAGACTGCATTTGATGGTCAGAAATATGTTTCCATACTTATAGTGGGTGATAACCAAAACAAAGCAACTATGCAAACTCGAAACTGCGTTCAGGAAAAAGTATTAAACTTCGTAGGGGGATTACATACATTTGAACTGAAAGTACTATCCCAAAAGTGAAACACTACCAGATTCTCAATGATCTGAATTTGATGAAATCTTTGCATTTCGTTCTCAGTAAATGACAAAAGTAACATGCTATTAGTCCAGGTAGCAAAGTACCTCGGTTCTGCCATCACGGATCATATTTAAAGCAGCGACTTCAACTATGTTTGCTAGTTCTGCACCAACCATTCCATCTGTCATACTAGCAACAGCCATGTAATCAAGATCATTAGCCATAGGTTTCTTCCGTGCATGAACCTATAATCAcggaagagaaaagaaacataTGAGTCTTGGAACCTCAAAGAACGTTGATAGTACATTTACATATCATCAAGGCAGTGTGGAATCAGAGAAACAGCAACACTaggaaaaatgataattatattACCTTGAGAATTTCCAAACGACCAATAAGTCCAGGCTTAGGAATATAAATCTTTCGATCAAATCGTCCAGGTCTCACTAGTGCTGGATCAAGAATATCTGGTCTATTAGTGGAAGCAATGGTAATCACTTCGCCCCTGCCTTCAAATCCATCCAAGCAGACAAGAAGCTGCAATGCATAAAGCAACAACAACATGGACCATTGAGTACGAAGCAGGACTTTACAATTCACAGTAGCAGGATTGATAATTATAGCCCAGAAACCTGATTAAGAGTAGCATCACGTTCTTGCCCTCCAGAACCTTTTATCAAACCACGTTCCCTTCCAACAGCATCTAGCTCGTCAATGAAAACAACTGATGGAGCCTATCATGACCAacataatattgaaattaatgttAATATGACAgaatatgtttataaattataccATGTGTATTGAGAAACTTAGAGGATCAAGAAAGTGGACAAAAATTATAGGTATAGAAATAAGAAGTGGAGATATTAAACAGGATAAGAGTTGGAACAGAGAAATCATATATTACATTAACCAAACACCACCAAGAGGAGTATCAACCAGAGATCAGTGGACAGTCTTGAGTGTTCAAATAATGGAGATGAACAAagtaaataatgaattaagaAATTGAGCAAATGAGGACAGACATACATTCTCCCTAGCTTCTTGGTAGAGGGCTCGAACACGAGAAGCACCAACCCCGACATATATTTCCACAAATTGAGAAGCGGATATGGAGAAAAAGTTAACGCCTGCCTCACCAGCAACTGCTTTTGCTAGTAAAGTTTTCCCGACTCCAGGAGGACCGCAAAGCAGTATACCACCTGATTCATAAACACTTAAGCCTTGAAGTATTTTGATGAAACAGTTTCAATTACTTTGTGTTTCCGTTTGAAGCAGGAAATTACTCATACATAGCTTAATCGACATAGAACCGAAAGAATTCTCGTTCGTAGTTCAAACAAAccattaagaaaaagaaatgttttagtATTATGATGAAGAATAAACACTTAAGGCTTGAAGTATTATGATGGAACAGTTTCAATTACTTTGTGTTTCCATTTGAAGCAGGAAGTTACTCATACATAGCTTAATCAACATAGAACCCAATGAATTCTCGTTTGCAGTTCAAACAAAccattaagaaaaagaaatgttcaTCCACCAAAAGTAAATTCTGACCTGGGATCTTTACACCCCTTCTCCTGTACATCTCTCCATGTGTGAAAAACTTCACAATTTCCTCAAGCTCGAGCCTTATTTTCCCAAGCCCAGCGACATCCTCAAACTTCACATTCATCCCTCTCTCAAGATACTGAGGCGTCCTCTTTCCATGAGACCGACGAACTCGAGCACCCGACTTCATAAATTGCGCAGCCATCTTCAAGTAAGGATTTTGTTCACCTTTTCCTGGCTCAACATCATCATCCTCACCCTCAAGACCTTCCATCTCCCTCTCTAAATCCCgcattttcttcctctcctctGCTTCAGCCTTTTCAATCTTCAATCGATCCTCATAATCCTTCTTTTGTCTCCTATAGCTCAACACCACAGTTTGataaaaaatcacaaaaaataaaaaaccaaggGCTGATACCACATTTGGATCCCGGGCTAAATCTGCCCAGAAATTTGCCATGCGTTGGTAGTTAATTCTAGCTTCATTTAATGATTGCTCCCGCTTCTTTCTGCTTGCTTCTCTCCTAATCCTCAGatcctcttctttcttctgcaTCTTCACTGTCTTTTCTATCATCTCGCTTTCCTGCCTCATTTTCTCCAATGCAGCAGTTTTTTCCATCTTGATCTCCTCCCTTATACGCCTAACCTCTGCAGCTCTCTTGGACTCCTTCTTCGGTTTAACGAAGGAATACAAAAACGCCGGTACTCTCGTCAAGAACCCCAAATACGGAGTAGGAACGTCAGGAAGCTTTACAGGAGGCGTATATGCATTAACACAAACAGAATCGATCCCCAGCTCATCCCACAGCACCCAAAACCTTCCATTACTCTCCACAGACGGCAACACCGTCCTCAACACCCTGGAATCCTCCAGGACCACCATTACTGGTTCCGGCCTCAGCCTCAAAAATCCATTAGGAACTTTGATCACATGCTTAACTTTCCCCTCCCTTTTCAAATCCAGGAGTTCAGTATAGGGAATTCGGTTGGAAACAGATGGAAGTCCTTGCGACCACGAAAGCAGCTCCTGAGGAGAAAGAGCGTCACCTTTTTTGGTGGAAGATTTCTTAGCACCACGTCTTCGTTCCTTCACTTCTTTGGAGGCGGTAGCAGCGAGGGCGTTGGACGTATGAAGAGAGGTTGAAACTACAGTGAGAGTTACAGAGAGTTTGAGCAAATTCAGCTTATTCTTCTTGGAATCGTTATCTTCGTCGCTTTGAGAATTGGACGGAGATGAAATTTGAGCCGATACCGAGGGATATGGGCGACGCCATGATCGTTGCTTGAGGATCCGGAGTCTGGAATTGGGAAATGGAGAAGACGAATaaattgaggaagaaaaggTGTGAAATCGTTCGCAGGCCATCGATTGCGTTCAGCGGGGGAAATCGATGGAAGTGAAAACCTAAGAGAAAGCTACATTGATCGAAGGGAAGGGCGGGAAGGAAGTGGAATTGAGGCTGCTCCGGTTCCTTGCTTGCCGATTGCTCTGGTCTGCTCTGGATAATCCAGGACGATGGAAGGGTTTTTCCAAGgacccattaaaaaaattaataataataataataacaggtagaaaattaatagttaattacgcttattttaactttttcttttaaatttctatttatttgaactctttgtttgtatttaattctaaattttgtgtctttttattatatcttaattcaacaaatttaaatcttagtctttttttttttttttattatatcttaattcaacaaatttaaatcttagtctttttttatttatttattatatcttaattcaacaaatttaaatcttagtctttttttatttatttattatatcttaattcaacaaatttaaatcttagtctttttttatttatttattatatcttaattcaacaaatttaaatcttagtctttttttatttatttattatatcttaattcaacaaatttaaatcttagtctttttttatttatttattatatcttaattcaacaaatttaaatcttagtctttttttatttatttattatatcttaattcaacaaatttaaatcttagtctttttttatttatttattatatcttaattcaacaaatttaaatcttattctaaatgttcaaatctttattaaaaataattcattctttcattaatgaattatgaaaattatgagaacttttaatttttatcttcgcataaacttgaaaaataattataaattacaaattgagaccgtaaattttttaatttatgtatatttaattttaaaattttaa
The nucleotide sequence above comes from Cucurbita pepo subsp. pepo cultivar mu-cu-16 unplaced genomic scaffold, ASM280686v2 Cp4.1_scaffold000608, whole genome shotgun sequence. Encoded proteins:
- the LOC111785635 gene encoding probable inactive ATP-dependent zinc metalloprotease FTSHI 2, chloroplastic isoform X3, with protein sequence MACERFHTFSSSIYSSSPFPNSRLRILKQRSWRRPYPSVSAQISSPSNSQSDEDNDSKKNKLNLLKLSVTLTVVSTSLHTSNALAATASKEVKERRRGAKKSSTKKGDALSPQELLSWSQGLPSVSNRIPYTELLDLKREGKVKHVIKVPNGFLRLRPEPVMVVLEDSRVLRTVLPSVESNGRFWVLWDELGIDSVCVNAYTPPVKLPDVPTPYLGFLTRVPAFLYSFVKPKKESKRAAEVRRIREEIKMEKTAALEKMRQESEMIEKTVKMQKKEEDLRIRREASRKKREQSLNEARINYQRMANFWADLARDPNVVSALGFLFFVIFYQTVVLSYRRQKKDYEDRLKIEKAEAEERKKMRDLEREMEGLEGEDDDVEPGKGEQNPYLKMAAQFMKSGARVRRSHGKRTPQYLERGMNVKFEDVAGLGKIRLELEEIVKFFTHGEMYRRRGVKIPGGILLCGPPGVGKTLLAKAVAGEAGVNFFSISASQFVEIYVGVGASRVRALYQEARENAPSVVFIDELDAVGRERGLIKGSGGQERDATLNQLLVCLDGFEGRGEVITIASTNRPDILDPALVRPGRFDRKIYIPKPGLIGRLEILKVHARKKPMANDLDYMAVASMTDGMVGAELANIVEVAALNMIRDGRTEITTDDLLQAAQIEERGMLDKKERSLETWKQVALNEAAMAVVAMNFPDLKNIEFVTIAPRAGRELGYVRMKMDAMRFNEGMLTRQSLLDHITVQLAPRAADELWYGEDQLSTIWVETADNARSAARTFVLGGLSEKHYGVSNFWVADRINDIDLEALRILHVCYERAKEILQQNRKLMDVVIDDLIQKKSLTKNEFLHLVELHGSIKPPPPSIIDLRIAKRTKLQEEEKMKKNQKKIA
- the LOC111785635 gene encoding probable inactive ATP-dependent zinc metalloprotease FTSHI 2, chloroplastic isoform X2 — translated: MACERFHTFSSSIYSSSPFPNSRLRILKQRSWRRPYPSVSAQISSPSNSQSDEDNDSKKNKLNLLKLSVTLTVVSTSLHTSNALAATASKEVKERRRGAKKSSTKKGDALSPQELLSWSQGLPSVSNRIPYTELLDLKREGKVKHVIKVPNGFLRLRPEPVMVVLEDSRVLRTVLPSVESNGRFWVLWDELGIDSVCVNAYTPPVKLPDVPTPYLGFLTRVPAFLYSFVKPKKESKRAAEVRRIREEIKMEKTAALEKMRQESEMIEKTVKMQKKEEDLRIRREASRKKREQSLNEARINYQRMANFWADLARDPNVVSALGFLFFVIFYQTVVLSYRRQKKDYEDRLKIEKAEAEERKKMRDLEREMEGLEGEDDDVEPGKGEQNPYLKMAAQFMKSGARVRRSHGKRTPQYLERGMNVKFEDVAGLGKIRLELEEIVKFFTHGEMYRRRGVKIPGGILLCGPPGVGKTLLAKAVAGEAGVNFFSISASQFVEIYVGVGASRVRALYQEARENAPSVVFIDELDAVGRERGLIKGSGGQERDATLNQLLVCLDGFEGRGEVITIASTNRPDILDPALVRPGRFDRKIYIPKPGLIGRLEILKVHARKKPMANDLDYMAVASMTDGMVGAELANIVEVAALNMIRDGRTEITTDDLLQAAQIEERGMLDKKERSLETWKQVALNEAAMAVVAMNFPDLKNIEFVTIAPRAGRELGYVRMKMDAMRFNEGMLTRQSLLDHITVQLAPRAADELWYGEDQLSTIWVETADNARSAARTFVLGGLSEKHYGVSNFWVADRINDIDLEALRILHVCYERAKEILQQNRKLMDVVIDDLIQKKSLTKNEFLHLVELHGSIKPPPPSIIDLRIAKRTKLQEVEKMKKNQKKIA
- the LOC111785635 gene encoding probable inactive ATP-dependent zinc metalloprotease FTSHI 2, chloroplastic isoform X1, with amino-acid sequence MACERFHTFSSSIYSSSPFPNSRLRILKQRSWRRPYPSVSAQISSPSNSQSDEDNDSKKNKLNLLKLSVTLTVVSTSLHTSNALAATASKEVKERRRGAKKSSTKKGDALSPQELLSWSQGLPSVSNRIPYTELLDLKREGKVKHVIKVPNGFLRLRPEPVMVVLEDSRVLRTVLPSVESNGRFWVLWDELGIDSVCVNAYTPPVKLPDVPTPYLGFLTRVPAFLYSFVKPKKESKRAAEVRRIREEIKMEKTAALEKMRQESEMIEKTVKMQKKEEDLRIRREASRKKREQSLNEARINYQRMANFWADLARDPNVVSALGFLFFVIFYQTVVLSYRRQKKDYEDRLKIEKAEAEERKKMRDLEREMEGLEGEDDDVEPGKGEQNPYLKMAAQFMKSGARVRRSHGKRTPQYLERGMNVKFEDVAGLGKIRLELEEIVKFFTHGEMYRRRGVKIPGGILLCGPPGVGKTLLAKAVAGEAGVNFFSISASQFVEIYVGVGASRVRALYQEARENAPSVVFIDELDAVGRERGLIKGSGGQERDATLNQLLVCLDGFEGRGEVITIASTNRPDILDPALVRPGRFDRKIYIPKPGLIGRLEILKVHARKKPMANDLDYMAVASMTDGMVGAELANIVEVAALNMIRDGRTEITTDDLLQAAQIEERGMLDKKERSLETWKQVALNEAAMAVVAMNFPDLKNIEFVTIAPRAGRELGYVRMKMDAMRFNEGMLTRQSLLDHITVQLAPRAADELWYGEDQLSTIWVETADNARSAARTFVLGGLSEKHYGVSNFWVADRINDIDLEALRILHVCYERAKEILQQNRKLMDVVIDDLIQKKSLTKNEFLHLVELHGSIKPPPPSIIDLRIAKRTKLQEEEKMKKNQKKIAVGISNTS